In one window of Candidatus Neomarinimicrobiota bacterium DNA:
- a CDS encoding T9SS type A sorting domain-containing protein codes for MRGLFTFLVIFPACVLAGGNWGWLAHEYINFHAVEYLPSEMSFFLYQRTFLYQHASDPDRDGSPGYCHYINIDYYPEFHDGTLPHEWEEMLELYDESEVRSVGIVPWVIQWWTDSLSALMSRNQWESAWQIAANLGHYVADSHQPLHLTVNYNGQYTGNDGIHSRYELQLIEPHLGQLPLPEGEAVCWDSVIDSVFQYIGEVYPYVGLILEADDLASNQDPYYGSIYYSVMWTKLDSITTDVIQRAILDLASVWYTAWVNAGEPIPALGTEIDLNEDLTPSQYILYQNYPNPFNPTTTIRYTNPVPSNVVLRIFDMLGREVNTIAKGSQPAGVYAVVWDGRDRHRMPVGAGVYFCRLEAGAFSETIKMLLLK; via the coding sequence ATGAGAGGCCTCTTTACCTTTCTGGTAATATTCCCCGCCTGCGTCCTTGCCGGGGGGAATTGGGGCTGGCTGGCTCATGAATATATCAATTTCCACGCCGTGGAATATTTACCATCGGAAATGTCGTTTTTTCTGTATCAGCGTACCTTCCTGTACCAGCATGCATCCGATCCGGATAGGGATGGATCGCCCGGCTATTGCCATTATATCAATATCGATTACTACCCGGAGTTCCATGACGGCACGTTACCGCATGAATGGGAAGAGATGCTGGAATTATACGACGAATCTGAAGTAAGGAGTGTGGGTATAGTGCCTTGGGTGATCCAATGGTGGACGGACAGCTTGAGCGCGCTCATGTCACGCAATCAATGGGAAAGCGCCTGGCAAATTGCCGCTAACCTCGGGCATTACGTTGCGGATTCTCACCAACCCCTGCACCTGACCGTAAACTATAATGGACAGTATACCGGCAATGATGGCATTCATTCACGTTATGAGTTGCAGCTGATAGAGCCCCACCTAGGCCAGTTGCCTTTACCCGAAGGAGAGGCAGTCTGTTGGGACAGCGTTATCGATTCCGTCTTCCAATACATTGGTGAGGTGTACCCCTACGTCGGGTTGATTCTGGAGGCCGACGATCTGGCCAGCAACCAGGATCCATATTACGGTTCGATCTACTATAGTGTTATGTGGACCAAGCTTGATTCCATCACCACCGATGTCATTCAACGGGCGATACTTGATCTTGCCAGCGTATGGTATACCGCCTGGGTCAATGCCGGAGAACCGATCCCCGCACTAGGCACTGAAATAGATCTCAATGAAGACCTGACGCCATCTCAATACATCCTATATCAGAACTATCCCAATCCTTTTAATCCAACCACTACCATCCGGTATACCAACCCTGTGCCCTCCAATGTGGTGTTGCGCATCTTTGATATGCTGGGGCGGGAAGTAAATACTATCGCTAAGGGATCTCAGCCTGCTGGTGTCTATGCGGTGGTCTGGGATGGCCGGGACCGCCACCGGATGCCGGTCGGTGCCGGGGTGTACTTCTGTCGGTTGGAGGCGGGGGCATTCTCCGAAACCATCAAAATGCTGTTACTGAAGTGA
- a CDS encoding T9SS type A sorting domain-containing protein, translating into MKRLLAVLSLGITIALGQITPIAEIQYVADPATDDASPLLDQTVTVSGVVTAEYWGSYKNRDMIIQDADSAWSGIYAYHYSDNGWQDFPMTFDPGVDRTTIVEGDSVTLTAVVTEYHKWTELTNATALVVHGPAVNPPAPIEVSTLEANAEKYESVLIKVVDVDIVDPDMGYGEWSVTDGSGDLILDDKWAYYYYPKAGDSLATITGALSERDNVYKLLPRLARDVVEAGPFTRVQRVQQVLGSALYMTPDNPVLDRSYLYQDTVSCIGIVTVPTSELSSIDTSVSPWTGYMRFLWQDPNGGPYSSIMSYYDDPTAFPDLFEGDSVIMTGYILEYAGGGGVAQFTEMWITEPIQLVGEGAHVPDRPTVTTGDLRLPIDAEQWELNMVHIENATVIDNAWDPQYVEFTIDDGSGITIVDGDGTNSMFGEDQYGNPTTPFVPPPNGTTIASLDGYIYHSYGSYEDTTTYRIRPVYHSDLVYGGGPPVITGFAVTESPFGPDDAVTASATITDGSAVASAVITYRVDGGAWADAAMTKGADDTWSGTIPATGTEGALVEYYIEATDDGLDNQEGPMSSLLPSDTSKALYGYYTKADGPTIHDIQYTPFASGATYYVTAVVSVSGVVTSTANQPESRGGGFNIQDGPGIWNGIWAELAEAATYTVTQGDSITITGTVIEDYECTAISDVTAVTVHASGKSVAPLEITGAEFVADPEQYEGILLHFGEVTVIDSTSYDKNVTDDDGTTTFKIDDDFMIHESPDDMYYHALDNGAVIADLSGICHYYYGNHLVMIRDPADLGIIVSVVDGEGLPVKFSLSQNYPNPFNPTTTIEYSLARQVKHTLKVYNLRGALVATLVNDVRPAGAYSVTWNANNFASGIYFLRLDAEDFHQTKKLVLLK; encoded by the coding sequence ATGAAGAGATTGCTCGCAGTACTGTCTCTCGGCATTACGATTGCCCTGGGTCAGATCACCCCGATCGCCGAGATTCAGTACGTCGCTGATCCCGCCACGGATGACGCTTCTCCACTGCTCGATCAGACCGTCACCGTGTCCGGTGTAGTAACGGCAGAATACTGGGGATCATACAAGAATCGTGATATGATAATACAAGATGCTGACTCCGCCTGGAGTGGTATCTATGCTTATCATTATTCGGATAATGGGTGGCAGGACTTTCCCATGACCTTTGATCCCGGTGTTGACCGGACTACCATAGTCGAAGGTGACTCGGTTACGTTAACTGCGGTTGTTACTGAATATCATAAGTGGACCGAGCTGACGAATGCCACCGCGTTGGTCGTCCACGGCCCAGCGGTAAATCCCCCGGCCCCGATCGAGGTTTCCACCCTTGAGGCCAACGCCGAAAAGTACGAAAGTGTGCTGATCAAGGTAGTGGATGTCGATATTGTCGACCCCGATATGGGATATGGGGAATGGAGCGTAACCGACGGGAGCGGTGATCTGATCCTTGATGATAAATGGGCCTATTACTACTACCCGAAAGCGGGCGACAGCCTGGCCACCATCACGGGCGCCCTGTCTGAAAGAGATAACGTGTATAAACTGCTGCCACGCCTGGCTCGCGACGTGGTGGAGGCCGGACCCTTCACGCGCGTTCAGCGGGTCCAGCAGGTTCTGGGTTCGGCATTGTATATGACGCCGGACAATCCGGTACTCGACAGGAGTTATCTATATCAAGATACCGTTTCCTGCATCGGTATCGTAACGGTACCCACCTCGGAATTGTCCTCCATCGATACCAGTGTTAGCCCGTGGACGGGCTACATGCGATTCCTCTGGCAGGATCCCAACGGCGGTCCCTACAGTTCGATCATGTCCTACTATGATGATCCCACCGCCTTCCCGGACCTCTTTGAAGGCGATTCGGTCATCATGACCGGGTATATCTTGGAATATGCAGGAGGTGGGGGCGTGGCCCAATTCACCGAGATGTGGATTACCGAGCCGATCCAGTTAGTCGGGGAGGGTGCCCACGTCCCCGACCGGCCGACTGTTACCACCGGCGATCTACGGCTGCCGATTGATGCCGAACAGTGGGAATTGAACATGGTCCATATCGAGAACGCCACCGTCATCGACAACGCATGGGACCCGCAATACGTCGAGTTCACCATTGATGACGGCAGCGGCATCACTATCGTTGATGGTGATGGCACCAACAGCATGTTTGGTGAAGACCAATATGGCAATCCGACAACGCCATTTGTTCCCCCTCCCAATGGCACAACGATTGCCTCTCTCGATGGTTACATATATCATTCCTACGGCTCCTATGAGGATACTACCACCTACAGGATACGGCCTGTTTATCATTCGGACTTAGTGTATGGCGGTGGCCCACCGGTCATCACCGGTTTTGCTGTTACCGAGTCACCGTTCGGTCCTGATGATGCCGTAACGGCCAGTGCCACCATAACCGATGGGTCTGCGGTTGCTTCAGCTGTTATCACCTACCGGGTAGACGGCGGCGCATGGGCGGATGCGGCCATGACCAAGGGGGCCGATGATACCTGGAGCGGGACCATTCCGGCAACCGGCACCGAGGGGGCGCTGGTGGAGTACTACATCGAGGCCACTGACGACGGGTTGGATAACCAGGAAGGGCCCATGTCATCCCTCTTACCTTCAGATACCAGCAAGGCGCTATACGGTTACTATACCAAGGCCGATGGTCCCACCATCCATGATATTCAGTACACGCCGTTTGCGAGCGGTGCCACCTACTATGTCACCGCGGTTGTAAGTGTGAGTGGCGTGGTAACCAGCACTGCCAATCAACCGGAATCGAGAGGGGGCGGCTTTAACATCCAGGATGGCCCGGGAATCTGGAATGGTATCTGGGCCGAGTTAGCTGAGGCTGCAACCTATACTGTAACCCAGGGTGACAGCATTACCATCACAGGTACTGTAATTGAGGATTACGAGTGCACAGCAATTAGCGATGTTACCGCTGTCACGGTTCATGCCTCGGGCAAGAGTGTTGCGCCCCTCGAGATAACCGGCGCGGAGTTTGTAGCCGATCCCGAGCAATACGAGGGTATATTGCTGCACTTCGGTGAAGTCACTGTTATCGACTCTACCAGCTATGACAAGAATGTCACGGATGATGACGGGACTACCACCTTCAAAATCGATGATGACTTCATGATTCATGAAAGCCCTGACGATATGTACTACCATGCGCTGGATAATGGAGCTGTCATTGCCGATCTCTCGGGTATCTGCCACTACTATTACGGCAATCATCTGGTGATGATACGCGACCCGGCCGACCTGGGTATCATCGTGTCCGTTGTCGACGGCGAGGGCCTTCCGGTGAAATTCTCCCTGAGCCAGAACTATCCGAATCCGTTCAATCCGACCACCACCATCGAGTATTCACTGGCCCGGCAGGTGAAGCACACGCTGAAGGTTTACAACCTGCGGGGTGCGCTGGTGGCGACGTTGGTGAACGATGTCCGTCCGGCTGGCGCCTACAGCGTTACCTGGAACGCCAATAACTTCGCCAGCGGGATCTACTTCCTGCGTCTGGATGCGGAGGATTTCCATCAGACCAAGAAGCTGGTTCTGCTCAAGTAG